One Notolabrus celidotus isolate fNotCel1 chromosome 18, fNotCel1.pri, whole genome shotgun sequence DNA window includes the following coding sequences:
- the trim8b gene encoding E3 ubiquitin-protein ligase TRIM8b isoform X1 yields MNHEGDSYRTYRPRKEPIKEPGLRRILFGPTITTKSHGTRRWKRDFNVDRERPGGVVEVESSQCMPAHTIMASDMAETWRNCFEEELICPICLHVFSDPIQLPCKHNFCRSCISEAWAKDSSLARCPECNHAYTQKPSLEKNHKLSNIVEKYNALSVEKANTPALQCILCRRGPPLPAVKVCLRCNAPCCQSHVQTHLQQPCSALGHLLVEAEAVKAWTCLQHDEYRLYHCEAEQTAVCQYCCFARCHPSHGHAVTDVELRRNDIRQNLLRQQERVEERVQEIEEQLCKLDSDKCVVEDRVCELKEEVRLQYQRMHQLLEEDLGRTLEALDRAQARFCQENAAQVLVLGEQRHEAQKLLSSIHTAFNKAEELSFMKNTKPVKILTDRSQACVGSSLPPYKVGNLNSKLFLSEISKREKSLKRTLEAPLTPPSTFLQSVPAYPSGQSSGSGSEKRKHSTAFPEGNGNVGKNAAQGFKDSSSSSSSSSSSLAKQPYLGSGSGSGEGQSTNQQPLGPCGPPHISESSGTGSGSGSLTNHHSGSVFGSSHFPPGGSSSSHSAQQAVLPQYGGRKILVCTMDNCYCSGVPSVSGHRSHPPYPRSGSFPWVSAQDYPPPPGLASGGPSMQGLAVRDWIDASQTHRHADFYGLYGQPSTKHYVTS; encoded by the exons ATGAACCACGAAGGCGACTCTTACCGGACATACCGACCGAGAAAAGAACCCATAAAAGAACCAGGTCTTAGACGGATCCTCTTTGGACCTACAATAACGACGAAAAGCCACGGTACTCGTCGGTGGAAACGGGACTTTAACGTAGATAG AGAGAGGCCTGGAGGTGTGGTAGAAGTGGAAAGCAGTCAGTGTATGCCTGCCCACACCATCATGGCCTCTGACATGGCTGAGACATGGAGGAACTGTTTTGAGGAGGAGCTCATCTGCCCCATCTGCCTGCACGTGTTCTCAGATCCCATCCAGCTGCCCTGCAAGCACAACTTCTGCCGGAGCTGCATCAGCGAGGCCTGGGCCAAAGACTCCTCGCTGGCCCGCTGCCCTGAGTGCAATCATGCTTACACACAGAAGCCCAGCCTGGAGAAGAACCACAAACTGTCCAACATAGTGGAGAAGTACAACGCTCTGAGCGTGGAGAAGGCCAACACGCCCGCTCTGCAGTGTATCTTGTGCCGCCGAGGCCCGCCACTCCCCGCTGTGAAAGTCTGCCTACGCTGCAACGCCCCATGCTGCCAGTCCCATGTCCAGACACACCTGCAGCAGCCGTGCTCGGCCCTCGGGCACCTGTTGGTGGAGGCTGAGGCCGTGAAGGCCTGGACCTGCCTGCAGCATGACGAGTACAGGCTGTACCACTGTGAGGCCGAGCAAACGGCCGTGTGTCAGTACTGCTGCTTCGCCCGCTGCCACCCCAGCCATGGCCACGCCGTCACCGATGTGGAGCTGAGACGCAACGACATCAGA CAAAACCTTTTAAGACAACAGGAGCGCGTGGAGGAACGAGTGCAGGAGATTGAGGAGCAGCTTTGCAAACTTGACTCTGACAAGTGTGTGGTAGAG gacagagtgtgtgagctgaaaGAGGAGGTGCGTCTGCAGTACCAGAGGATGCACCAGCTCCTGGAGGAGGATCTCGGTCGGACGCTGGAGGCTCTGGACCGCGCTCAGGCTCGCTTCTGCCAGGAGAACGCCGCCCAGGTTTTGGTTCTAGGCGAGCAGCGCCACGAGGCCCAGAAGCTGCTGAGCTCCATCCACACAGCTTTCAACAAGGCCGAGGAGCTGAGCTTCATGAAAAACACCAAGCCGGTTAAAATCCTCACAGACAG GTCTCAGGCATGTGTGGGCAGCAGTCTCCCTCCTTATAAAGTGGGGAATCTAAACTCTAAACTGTTCCTCTCTGAAATctcaaaaagagagaagagctTGAAAAGAACCCTGGAAG cCCCCCTCACCCCTCCCTCGACCTTTCTTCAGTCTGTTCCTGCGTATCCCAGCGGCCAGAGCTCTGGCTCCGGATCAGAGAAACGGAAACATTCCACCGCCTTCCCAGAAGGCAACGGGAACGTCGGAAAAAACGCCGCTCAAGGTTTCAaggactcctcctcctcttcctcgtcttcTTCCTCATCTCTTGCCAAGCAGCCCTACCTGGGCTCTGGCTCCGGTTCTGGGGAAGGCCAGTCCACCAATCAGCAGCCTCTCGGTCCTTGCGGCCCGCCTCACATCAGCGAGAGCAGCGGGACAGGAAGCGGAAGCGGCTCTCTGACCAACCACCACTCGGGCTCCGTGTTCGGCTCCTCGCACTTTCCTCCTGGCGGCAGCAGCTCCTCGCACTCCGCCCAGCAGGCCGTGCTGCCTCAATACGGCGGCCGGAAGATCCTGGTGTGCACGATGGATAACTGCTACTGCTCCGGAGTGCCCTCGGTGTCGGGCCACCGTAGCCACCCTCCGTACCCGCGCTCGGGCTCCTTCCCCTGGGTCAGTGCCCAGGACTACCCCCCTCCTCCTGGTCTGGCCTCTGGAGGTCCATCTATGCAGGGCCTGGCAGTGAGGGACTGGATAGACGCCtcgcagacacacagacatgcagatTTTTACGGGCTGTATGGGCAGCCGTCTACAAAGCACTATGTCACCAGTTAA
- the trim8b gene encoding E3 ubiquitin-protein ligase TRIM8b isoform X2, translating into MPAHTIMASDMAETWRNCFEEELICPICLHVFSDPIQLPCKHNFCRSCISEAWAKDSSLARCPECNHAYTQKPSLEKNHKLSNIVEKYNALSVEKANTPALQCILCRRGPPLPAVKVCLRCNAPCCQSHVQTHLQQPCSALGHLLVEAEAVKAWTCLQHDEYRLYHCEAEQTAVCQYCCFARCHPSHGHAVTDVELRRNDIRQNLLRQQERVEERVQEIEEQLCKLDSDKCVVEDRVCELKEEVRLQYQRMHQLLEEDLGRTLEALDRAQARFCQENAAQVLVLGEQRHEAQKLLSSIHTAFNKAEELSFMKNTKPVKILTDRSQACVGSSLPPYKVGNLNSKLFLSEISKREKSLKRTLEAPLTPPSTFLQSVPAYPSGQSSGSGSEKRKHSTAFPEGNGNVGKNAAQGFKDSSSSSSSSSSSLAKQPYLGSGSGSGEGQSTNQQPLGPCGPPHISESSGTGSGSGSLTNHHSGSVFGSSHFPPGGSSSSHSAQQAVLPQYGGRKILVCTMDNCYCSGVPSVSGHRSHPPYPRSGSFPWVSAQDYPPPPGLASGGPSMQGLAVRDWIDASQTHRHADFYGLYGQPSTKHYVTS; encoded by the exons ATGCCTGCCCACACCATCATGGCCTCTGACATGGCTGAGACATGGAGGAACTGTTTTGAGGAGGAGCTCATCTGCCCCATCTGCCTGCACGTGTTCTCAGATCCCATCCAGCTGCCCTGCAAGCACAACTTCTGCCGGAGCTGCATCAGCGAGGCCTGGGCCAAAGACTCCTCGCTGGCCCGCTGCCCTGAGTGCAATCATGCTTACACACAGAAGCCCAGCCTGGAGAAGAACCACAAACTGTCCAACATAGTGGAGAAGTACAACGCTCTGAGCGTGGAGAAGGCCAACACGCCCGCTCTGCAGTGTATCTTGTGCCGCCGAGGCCCGCCACTCCCCGCTGTGAAAGTCTGCCTACGCTGCAACGCCCCATGCTGCCAGTCCCATGTCCAGACACACCTGCAGCAGCCGTGCTCGGCCCTCGGGCACCTGTTGGTGGAGGCTGAGGCCGTGAAGGCCTGGACCTGCCTGCAGCATGACGAGTACAGGCTGTACCACTGTGAGGCCGAGCAAACGGCCGTGTGTCAGTACTGCTGCTTCGCCCGCTGCCACCCCAGCCATGGCCACGCCGTCACCGATGTGGAGCTGAGACGCAACGACATCAGA CAAAACCTTTTAAGACAACAGGAGCGCGTGGAGGAACGAGTGCAGGAGATTGAGGAGCAGCTTTGCAAACTTGACTCTGACAAGTGTGTGGTAGAG gacagagtgtgtgagctgaaaGAGGAGGTGCGTCTGCAGTACCAGAGGATGCACCAGCTCCTGGAGGAGGATCTCGGTCGGACGCTGGAGGCTCTGGACCGCGCTCAGGCTCGCTTCTGCCAGGAGAACGCCGCCCAGGTTTTGGTTCTAGGCGAGCAGCGCCACGAGGCCCAGAAGCTGCTGAGCTCCATCCACACAGCTTTCAACAAGGCCGAGGAGCTGAGCTTCATGAAAAACACCAAGCCGGTTAAAATCCTCACAGACAG GTCTCAGGCATGTGTGGGCAGCAGTCTCCCTCCTTATAAAGTGGGGAATCTAAACTCTAAACTGTTCCTCTCTGAAATctcaaaaagagagaagagctTGAAAAGAACCCTGGAAG cCCCCCTCACCCCTCCCTCGACCTTTCTTCAGTCTGTTCCTGCGTATCCCAGCGGCCAGAGCTCTGGCTCCGGATCAGAGAAACGGAAACATTCCACCGCCTTCCCAGAAGGCAACGGGAACGTCGGAAAAAACGCCGCTCAAGGTTTCAaggactcctcctcctcttcctcgtcttcTTCCTCATCTCTTGCCAAGCAGCCCTACCTGGGCTCTGGCTCCGGTTCTGGGGAAGGCCAGTCCACCAATCAGCAGCCTCTCGGTCCTTGCGGCCCGCCTCACATCAGCGAGAGCAGCGGGACAGGAAGCGGAAGCGGCTCTCTGACCAACCACCACTCGGGCTCCGTGTTCGGCTCCTCGCACTTTCCTCCTGGCGGCAGCAGCTCCTCGCACTCCGCCCAGCAGGCCGTGCTGCCTCAATACGGCGGCCGGAAGATCCTGGTGTGCACGATGGATAACTGCTACTGCTCCGGAGTGCCCTCGGTGTCGGGCCACCGTAGCCACCCTCCGTACCCGCGCTCGGGCTCCTTCCCCTGGGTCAGTGCCCAGGACTACCCCCCTCCTCCTGGTCTGGCCTCTGGAGGTCCATCTATGCAGGGCCTGGCAGTGAGGGACTGGATAGACGCCtcgcagacacacagacatgcagatTTTTACGGGCTGTATGGGCAGCCGTCTACAAAGCACTATGTCACCAGTTAA